The Streptomyces luteogriseus genome includes a window with the following:
- a CDS encoding ROK family transcriptional regulator, translated as MTARPANAHQARLLKLLRDGGPNSRAQLGDQVDLSRSKLAVEVDRLLETGLVVADGLAASRGGRRSHNIRLNPELRFLGVDIGATSVDVAVTNAELETLGHLNQPMDVREGPVAVFEQVLAMAAKLRASGLAEGFDGAGIGVPGPVRFPEGIPVAPPIMPGWDGFPVREALSQELGCPVMVDNDVNLMAMGEQHAGVARTVADFLCVKIGTGIGCGIVVGGEVYRGTTGSAGDIGHIQAVPDGRPCACGNRGCLEAHFSGAALARDATEAAQQGLSAELASRLETNGGLSAVDVAAAASAGDAASLDLIREGGNRTGQVIAGLVSFFNPGLVVIGGGVTGLGHTLLAAIRTQVYRQSLPLATGNLPIVLGELGPTAGVIGGARLISDHLFSPA; from the coding sequence ATGACCGCGCGACCCGCGAACGCCCACCAGGCCCGGCTGCTCAAGCTGCTGCGTGACGGCGGTCCCAACTCCCGTGCCCAGCTGGGCGACCAGGTCGATCTCTCGCGGTCCAAGCTGGCCGTGGAGGTGGACCGGCTGCTGGAGACGGGGCTGGTGGTGGCCGACGGACTCGCCGCCTCGCGCGGTGGCCGCCGCTCCCACAACATCCGGCTCAACCCCGAACTGCGCTTCCTCGGCGTGGACATCGGCGCGACCTCGGTCGACGTCGCCGTCACCAACGCCGAGTTGGAGACCCTCGGGCACCTCAACCAGCCCATGGACGTGCGCGAAGGCCCCGTCGCGGTCTTCGAGCAGGTCCTGGCCATGGCCGCGAAACTGCGGGCCTCCGGGCTCGCGGAGGGGTTCGACGGCGCCGGCATCGGCGTCCCGGGCCCGGTCCGCTTCCCCGAGGGCATCCCGGTGGCCCCGCCGATCATGCCGGGCTGGGACGGCTTCCCCGTGCGGGAGGCGCTCAGCCAGGAACTCGGCTGCCCTGTCATGGTCGACAACGACGTGAACCTGATGGCGATGGGGGAGCAGCACGCGGGCGTTGCCCGCACCGTCGCCGACTTCCTCTGCGTCAAGATCGGCACCGGCATCGGTTGCGGCATCGTCGTCGGCGGTGAGGTCTACCGCGGTACGACGGGCAGCGCCGGCGACATCGGGCACATCCAGGCCGTCCCCGACGGCCGCCCCTGTGCCTGCGGCAACCGCGGCTGCCTGGAGGCCCACTTCAGCGGGGCCGCCCTGGCCCGTGACGCCACGGAGGCCGCCCAGCAGGGACTTTCGGCCGAACTGGCATCGCGGCTGGAGACGAACGGCGGCCTCAGCGCCGTCGACGTGGCCGCGGCGGCCTCCGCCGGTGACGCCGCTTCCCTCGATCTGATCCGCGAGGGCGGCAACCGCACCGGCCAGGTCATCGCCGGCCTGGTCAGTTTCTTCAACCCCGGCCTGGTGGTGATCGGCGGCGGGGTGACCGGCCTCGGCCACACCCTGCTCGCCGCGATCCGTACCCAGGTCTACCGCCAGTCGCTGCCGCTGGCGACCGGCAACCTGCCCATCGTCCTGGGCGAACTCGGTCCCACCGCCGGAGTCATCGGCGGGGCCCGGCTCATCAGCGACCACCTGTTCTCACCCGCGTAG